From a single Variovorax paradoxus genomic region:
- a CDS encoding aldolase: protein MKDDLRTKEYFDARATREMAQHLKDAPRTARETLADACRILAMTGQEAGLAGQISARSERPDAYWTLRFGLGFDEATPDDFIEVDQDLNTLSGDGMANPATRFHLWVYRARQDVHSIVHTHSPWASALAAARQPLVICQMDMTPLHDDCAFLGDWPGVPIADHEGVVISEALGTKRAIILAHHGYLTAGQTIEEATYLSVYLERAARLQLRAQAAYGALTQVDDALAREAHDYLLKPSIVNATFNYWCRQTKSLPQLAR, encoded by the coding sequence ATGAAAGACGATCTGAGGACAAAGGAATACTTCGACGCGCGCGCCACGCGCGAGATGGCGCAACACCTGAAAGATGCGCCCCGCACTGCGAGGGAAACGCTGGCCGACGCCTGCCGCATCCTTGCCATGACCGGGCAGGAGGCCGGCCTGGCAGGCCAGATCAGCGCACGGTCGGAACGGCCCGATGCTTACTGGACGCTGCGCTTCGGGCTGGGTTTCGACGAGGCCACGCCAGACGATTTCATCGAGGTGGACCAAGACCTGAACACGCTCAGCGGCGACGGCATGGCCAACCCGGCCACACGATTTCATCTGTGGGTCTATCGCGCGCGGCAAGACGTGCACTCGATCGTGCACACCCACTCGCCGTGGGCGTCGGCGCTGGCGGCGGCGCGTCAGCCGCTGGTGATCTGTCAGATGGACATGACACCCCTGCACGACGACTGCGCGTTCCTGGGCGACTGGCCGGGCGTCCCGATCGCAGACCACGAAGGCGTGGTGATCTCCGAGGCCTTGGGCACGAAGCGGGCGATCATCCTCGCCCACCACGGCTACCTCACGGCCGGCCAGACGATCGAAGAGGCGACATACCTGTCGGTGTACCTGGAGCGCGCCGCGCGCCTGCAATTGCGCGCCCAAGCCGCATACGGCGCGCTCACGCAAGTGGACGATGCCCTGGCCCGCGAGGCGCACGACTACCTGCTGAAGCCGTCGATCGTGAATGCCACGTTCAACTACTGGTGCCGCCAGACAAAGTCGCTGCCCCAGCTGGCGCGCTGA
- a CDS encoding 2-hydroxychromene-2-carboxylate isomerase, translating into MTKSIDCYLWMNSDWAYLGADRLAALAQRHGATVRYMPVDLPAVYARTGGVLLPLRAPERQAYRVAELRRWCRRLGIHVNPQPKFMCPDATLASCIVIAAGAVGHDVVPLYKAILHAQWCADLDISSPQTLSDILQACGLDAPTLISQARTDQVARSYAALTDRAVSAGVFGSPSYVFRDELFWGQDRLDFLEAAVAKSD; encoded by the coding sequence ATGACGAAGTCCATCGATTGCTACCTCTGGATGAACTCGGACTGGGCCTACCTGGGCGCCGACCGGCTTGCTGCCCTGGCGCAGCGGCACGGCGCCACGGTCCGCTACATGCCTGTGGATCTGCCGGCGGTGTACGCCCGCACGGGCGGTGTGCTTCTTCCGTTGCGCGCGCCTGAGCGGCAGGCATACCGGGTGGCGGAACTGCGGCGCTGGTGTCGGCGTCTTGGGATTCACGTGAACCCGCAACCGAAGTTCATGTGTCCCGATGCCACTCTCGCCTCGTGCATCGTCATCGCGGCGGGCGCCGTGGGCCACGACGTCGTGCCGCTCTACAAGGCCATCCTGCATGCCCAATGGTGTGCAGATCTGGACATCTCGAGTCCGCAGACACTCTCCGATATCCTGCAAGCGTGCGGTCTCGACGCCCCGACCTTGATCAGCCAGGCACGCACCGACCAGGTGGCCCGCTCCTATGCCGCACTGACCGACCGCGCGGTTTCAGCAGGCGTGTTCGGCTCGCCGTCCTATGTCTTCCGTGATGAGCTTTTCTGGGGGCAGGACCGCTTGGACTTCCTCGAAGCAGCGGTAGCGAAGTCCGATTGA
- a CDS encoding MFS transporter, with protein MNTQHKLAGSETTGARKGHVTAGLASMMGTTIEWYDFFLYGTAAALIFNKIFFPSFDPITGTMAAFATYSVGFFARPLGGIVFGHFGDKVGRKSMLLITLLMMGIPTILIGLIPSYDHIGYWAAVLLVIMRFLQGIAVGGEWGGAVLMAVEHAPPGKKGFFGSLPQAGVAPGLILSSLAMGAVAKLPEADMLSWGWRVPFLASVILLLVGWFIRVKVAESPDFERMENRGSKVEVPVVEVLRKYPRETLVVVGARLAEVTWFYTTVTFALAYATGTLGIPRTVMLDATIWGAVAALVMMPMCGMLGDRIGHKWVFMIGTAGIVACAPLFFDFLHTREVFWINAAAVIAIGLVYACLYGPEGSLFSSQFPPEVRYTGISLAVQVSGAIGGGLAPIVATWLLSKGNGSPTYVTWYLSVLGVVACVSAFKMHGSDRFAGFAKPLVKSTP; from the coding sequence ATGAACACACAGCACAAGCTCGCGGGCAGCGAGACCACCGGCGCCCGCAAGGGGCACGTGACGGCCGGCCTCGCCAGCATGATGGGTACCACCATCGAGTGGTACGACTTCTTCCTCTACGGCACTGCCGCGGCGCTGATCTTCAACAAGATCTTCTTCCCGTCGTTCGATCCGATCACCGGCACCATGGCCGCGTTCGCAACCTACTCGGTCGGGTTCTTCGCGCGGCCGCTCGGCGGCATCGTGTTCGGCCATTTCGGTGACAAGGTGGGGCGCAAGTCGATGCTGCTCATCACGCTGCTGATGATGGGCATTCCGACCATCCTGATCGGGTTGATTCCATCGTACGACCACATCGGCTACTGGGCTGCGGTGCTGCTGGTGATCATGCGGTTCTTGCAGGGCATCGCCGTTGGCGGTGAATGGGGTGGCGCGGTGTTGATGGCGGTCGAGCATGCACCGCCGGGCAAGAAAGGCTTCTTCGGTAGCCTCCCGCAGGCCGGCGTTGCCCCGGGGCTCATCCTCTCCTCGCTCGCCATGGGTGCGGTCGCCAAGCTCCCGGAAGCCGACATGCTGTCTTGGGGCTGGCGCGTTCCGTTTCTGGCCAGCGTGATCCTGCTGCTGGTGGGATGGTTCATCCGTGTGAAGGTGGCTGAGTCGCCGGATTTCGAGCGGATGGAAAACCGCGGCAGCAAAGTCGAGGTTCCCGTGGTCGAGGTACTGCGGAAGTACCCTCGAGAGACTCTGGTGGTCGTCGGCGCTCGACTGGCCGAGGTGACATGGTTCTACACCACGGTGACCTTCGCGCTCGCCTACGCCACCGGAACGCTCGGTATCCCACGGACTGTGATGCTGGACGCCACCATATGGGGCGCGGTGGCGGCACTGGTCATGATGCCCATGTGCGGCATGCTCGGCGACAGGATCGGCCACAAATGGGTTTTCATGATCGGCACCGCCGGCATCGTGGCATGCGCGCCGTTGTTCTTCGACTTCCTGCACACCCGTGAGGTCTTCTGGATCAATGCGGCGGCGGTGATTGCCATCGGCCTGGTCTACGCCTGTCTGTACGGGCCCGAGGGCAGCCTTTTTTCGAGCCAGTTCCCGCCGGAGGTGCGCTACACGGGCATTTCGCTGGCCGTGCAGGTTTCAGGTGCCATTGGCGGCGGGCTCGCGCCGATCGTGGCGACATGGTTGCTGTCCAAAGGCAACGGATCGCCGACCTACGTGACGTGGTATCTGAGTGTGCTTGGCGTGGTTGCCTGCGTCAGTGCATTCAAGATGCACGGCAGCGATCGCTTTGCTGGCTTTGCAAAGCCGCTGGTGAAGTCCACCCCGTGA
- a CDS encoding LysR family transcriptional regulator: MDSFDRQLRYFLRIADLGSLSRAAEDLDQTQSGLSRQLAALEAHLGKPLFLRTGRGVELTLAGRKLRDLTQGSYRTIDAALDLVRTREGITQGTVRLATVHTLSYYFMGDVVARFVSRHEGANLSLMGRSSPEVVELVESGKADAGFVYDTAVASQALTSAALFDDDMCLVVQERDAIGDTIDLTRDLPRLVGFPAHYVLRRMIHSSGLEPTFVAEAETVDALLELVASGVGACILPLRIPDKLLGDHRLRKVTILHPVLRRRVVAIVRCDRPVPPLVQELIATAVDMAG; the protein is encoded by the coding sequence ATGGACAGTTTCGACCGCCAGCTTCGCTATTTCCTGAGGATCGCCGACCTCGGGTCGCTCTCCCGTGCGGCGGAAGACCTCGATCAGACGCAATCCGGCCTGAGCCGGCAGTTGGCGGCGCTCGAGGCACACCTGGGCAAGCCCCTGTTCCTGCGGACCGGACGCGGCGTCGAGTTGACGCTGGCAGGCCGCAAGCTGCGGGACCTGACGCAGGGCAGCTATCGCACCATCGACGCCGCGCTTGACCTGGTGCGAACCCGCGAGGGCATCACCCAAGGTACCGTCCGGCTCGCCACGGTGCACACGCTGAGCTACTACTTCATGGGTGACGTGGTGGCGCGCTTCGTGAGTCGCCATGAGGGTGCCAACCTTTCCCTGATGGGGCGCAGCTCTCCGGAGGTGGTCGAGTTGGTGGAGAGCGGCAAGGCGGATGCCGGCTTTGTCTACGACACCGCCGTGGCTTCGCAAGCGTTGACTTCCGCGGCGCTGTTCGACGACGACATGTGCCTGGTCGTGCAGGAAAGGGACGCCATTGGCGACACCATCGACCTGACGCGCGACCTTCCGAGGCTGGTGGGCTTCCCGGCGCATTATGTGTTGCGTCGAATGATCCACAGCAGCGGCCTCGAGCCGACCTTCGTGGCCGAAGCGGAAACGGTCGATGCGCTCCTGGAACTCGTCGCCTCGGGTGTCGGTGCCTGCATTCTCCCGTTGCGCATTCCCGACAAGCTGCTGGGCGATCATCGCCTGCGCAAGGTGACCATCTTGCACCCCGTGCTGCGCCGCAGGGTGGTGGCGATCGTGCGCTGCGACAGGCCCGTGCCACCGCTGGTCCAGGAACTGATAGCCACGGCGGTGGACATGGCTGGATAG